From Methanoculleus oceani, a single genomic window includes:
- the cbiT gene encoding precorrin-6Y C5,15-methyltransferase (decarboxylating) subunit CbiT, translating into MGLKGGPTQDEVMAVSLAKLDIRPGDRVADIGCGTGKVAVAASKTAECVYAIDKRPEAIACARQEAAAAGAGNIEFFEGDAVDLLPGLGRLDAAFVGGSRRLPEVLDLLAGNVRGRIVVNAVMVGTLQSAIENMQRLGIFVEAVHLQVSRSAGIAGGVMFKPINPVYIIVGGAGCS; encoded by the coding sequence ATGGGGCTGAAGGGTGGACCAACGCAGGACGAAGTCATGGCCGTCTCGCTCGCGAAACTCGACATCCGCCCGGGCGACCGGGTGGCCGATATCGGGTGCGGGACCGGAAAGGTCGCCGTCGCCGCATCGAAGACGGCGGAATGTGTCTACGCAATCGATAAACGGCCGGAGGCGATCGCCTGTGCCCGGCAGGAGGCGGCTGCCGCCGGAGCCGGGAACATCGAATTCTTCGAGGGCGATGCGGTGGATCTCCTCCCGGGGCTGGGCCGGCTCGACGCCGCCTTCGTCGGGGGATCCCGCCGCCTGCCGGAGGTCCTCGACCTTCTCGCCGGGAACGTGCGGGGAAGGATCGTCGTGAACGCGGTGATGGTCGGGACGCTTCAATCGGCGATAGAGAACATGCAGCGCCTCGGGATCTTCGTGGAGGCCGTCCACCTGCAGGTCTCCCGGTCGGCCGGCATCGCCGGCGGGGTGATGTTCAAACCCATAAACCCCGTCTACATCATCGTCGGAGGTGCGGGATGCTCGTAG
- a CDS encoding transposase, with protein MAFREIDDDFWEIVCRHLPRQKPHIGRPRRDPRHLFNGVLYVLTTGCTWSDVPATYGTKSTVHRYHLELCERGAYQAIFLDLLRAGYEFRKGEAARCAAEDLRSPVP; from the coding sequence ATGGCATTCCGGGAGATCGACGATGACTTCTGGGAGATCGTCTGCAGACACCTCCCACGCCAGAAGCCCCATATAGGGAGGCCCCGTCGGGATCCCCGGCACCTCTTCAACGGTGTCCTGTACGTCCTCACTACCGGGTGCACCTGGAGCGATGTGCCGGCGACGTACGGGACGAAATCGACGGTGCACCGCTACCACCTCGAGCTCTGCGAGCGGGGGGCCTACCAGGCGATCTTTCTCGACCTCCTCCGGGCCGGCTACGAGTTCCGGAAGGGAGAGGCCGCACGATGCGCCGCGGAGGACCTCCGGTCTCCCGTGCCGTAG
- a CDS encoding precorrin-8X methylmutase — translation MGEESSRPGDTTGNTYTDLAAVTPEAYAIASKSRNLARERVGNATPEDRIRQRCSVAVGDFAMADLMRFAGEPVEAGISALGRQAPVITDIRMVQAGILKRGHASEILCALDYGEDIARERGITRTSAGFFALQDRIEGAIVVIGNAPSALLVVCEMVRAGVRPALVVGTPVGFVNAAESKEALRALDVPSVTNAGTRGGTPVAVAAINEIITILAERAGHAGPGY, via the coding sequence ATGGGAGAGGAATCATCACGCCCCGGGGATACCACCGGAAATACGTATACTGACCTTGCGGCGGTCACGCCGGAGGCCTACGCGATAGCGAGCAAGAGCCGGAACCTGGCCCGGGAGAGGGTGGGAAACGCCACCCCCGAGGACCGGATCCGGCAGCGGTGCTCGGTCGCGGTCGGCGACTTTGCGATGGCCGACCTGATGCGCTTTGCCGGCGAACCGGTCGAGGCGGGTATCTCTGCGCTCGGGCGGCAGGCACCGGTCATCACCGATATCCGGATGGTGCAGGCGGGAATCCTGAAACGGGGGCATGCAAGCGAGATCCTCTGCGCCCTCGATTACGGGGAGGACATCGCACGCGAACGCGGGATCACCCGGACGTCCGCGGGGTTTTTTGCCCTGCAGGACCGGATAGAGGGCGCGATCGTGGTGATCGGGAACGCCCCCTCGGCGCTTCTTGTCGTCTGCGAGATGGTCCGGGCCGGAGTCCGGCCGGCGCTGGTCGTCGGGACCCCGGTGGGGTTCGTGAACGCGGCGGAGTCGAAGGAGGCGCTCCGTGCCCTCGACGTGCCGTCGGTCACGAATGCCGGCACCCGGGGCGGGACGCCGGTTGCGGTGGCGGCGATAAACGAGATCATCACGATCCTCGCCGAGCGTGCTGGCCATGCGGGACCCGGTTACTGA
- a CDS encoding potassium channel family protein — MYTIIVGLGGIGRNLTAIAVNAGDSVVVIDQSEARASDVLEHYDVLAITGNATDKSVLQDAGIERADALVATTSDDAVNLMTCWLAKRYNVRNVVSIVNQKEHSDLFNEVGVKISENPDELVATRLYYWAKSPNLQQVASIPGGTIFEIVADEGAPIVDHEIRDLEVRDFVFIAIRRAGGDLIIPSGTVRIRPGDVITVFTKKEAEGETLKTLNKQLIRSD, encoded by the coding sequence ATGTACACGATCATCGTCGGCCTGGGCGGAATCGGCCGGAATCTAACTGCGATCGCCGTGAACGCCGGTGACTCCGTGGTGGTGATCGACCAGAGCGAGGCGCGTGCGAGCGACGTCCTGGAGCACTACGACGTTCTCGCCATCACCGGAAACGCGACCGACAAATCGGTGCTGCAGGACGCCGGGATTGAGCGGGCGGACGCCCTGGTCGCTACCACGAGCGACGACGCCGTGAACCTGATGACCTGCTGGCTCGCCAAACGCTACAATGTAAGGAACGTCGTCTCGATCGTCAACCAGAAGGAGCATTCGGATCTCTTCAACGAAGTCGGGGTGAAGATCAGCGAGAACCCCGACGAACTGGTGGCGACCCGGCTCTATTACTGGGCGAAGAGCCCGAACCTCCAGCAGGTCGCCTCGATCCCCGGCGGGACCATCTTCGAGATCGTCGCCGACGAGGGCGCGCCCATCGTCGATCACGAGATCCGGGACCTCGAGGTCCGGGACTTCGTCTTCATCGCCATCCGGCGTGCCGGGGGCGACCTCATCATCCCGAGCGGTACCGTCCGTATCCGACCCGGCGATGTCATCACGGTCTTTACAAAAAAGGAAGCGGAAGGGGAGACGCTAAAGACCCTCAACAAACAGTTGATACGGTCAGACTAG
- a CDS encoding cobalt-precorrin-7 (C(5))-methyltransferase, which translates to MKVVGVGCGPGMLTAEAASAIAGASIIYGSARAIALAHDAIPPGCEVHEIADYRSLRSLPSHAVVLSTGDPMLAGLGYLPGEVVPGISSLQVAFARLKIPLTKVAVVSAHGKDHARAVAEAREEVIAGRVVFLIADPTFSVGAFAAALPPETRLAVCEDLGYAAERITVGTATEPPAPRGDLFVVVAGAF; encoded by the coding sequence GTGAAGGTCGTCGGCGTGGGCTGCGGCCCCGGTATGCTGACCGCGGAGGCTGCGAGCGCCATCGCGGGCGCGTCGATCATTTACGGCTCGGCCCGGGCGATTGCGCTTGCGCACGATGCCATCCCGCCGGGATGCGAGGTGCATGAGATCGCGGATTACCGGAGCCTCCGATCCCTCCCGTCTCACGCGGTCGTCCTCTCGACGGGGGATCCGATGCTTGCGGGACTCGGCTACCTTCCGGGCGAGGTGGTCCCGGGGATATCCTCTCTCCAGGTCGCCTTCGCCCGCCTGAAGATCCCGCTGACGAAGGTGGCGGTCGTCTCGGCCCACGGGAAGGACCATGCCCGGGCCGTCGCGGAGGCCCGGGAGGAGGTCATCGCGGGCCGGGTCGTCTTCCTCATCGCCGATCCGACCTTCTCGGTCGGGGCGTTCGCGGCCGCCCTCCCGCCGGAGACCCGGCTTGCCGTCTGCGAGGACCTCGGCTACGCGGCAGAAAGGATCACTGTCGGGACGGCGACAGAACCCCCGGCGCCCCGGGGCGACCTCTTCGTGGTGGTGGCGGGGGCATTCTAG
- a CDS encoding site-2 protease family protein yields MSWLQILLLLVAAYALIAFYIRDRGLFRDHVMFFGPILAIKTERVGFFDWFRKFKTLLRAYATLGVVMVVVVSAFMTLALVLAVPQYLVHTPEPTGIYDPRNILAIPGVNQAIPITAAVIIGLLLTIVIHEFGHAILARVEDMRVRSMGLLIAVVPIGAFVEPDEADVEAAKGMPKIRMFGAGITNNIVMGLACFAAMFLLLGMATPLSVPLVQGVYQDFPAAEAGLPGYSVITGINGIPVASQEEVSAIMDGTRPGDTVTVTAEKDGVESTYTLTLAGWPEVLGGDRDSGFMGVYYYNAPAVKEHIGNIADLGLLAPLYLTIAPIDAFIQGNTQQLAILLTDTPEQIAWEEPFPFFWGTVHLFFWTGWFNLLVGMFNAIPIVPLDGGYMMKEGVERFFERRGWSRYAHRVVASISGFITVMLILLITMPMIVAAVRFFLTMG; encoded by the coding sequence ATGAGCTGGCTCCAGATACTCCTTCTTCTCGTCGCGGCCTACGCCCTGATCGCCTTCTACATCCGTGACCGCGGGCTGTTTCGCGATCACGTCATGTTCTTCGGCCCTATCCTCGCCATCAAGACCGAACGGGTCGGTTTCTTCGACTGGTTCCGGAAGTTCAAGACGCTGCTCCGGGCTTACGCGACGCTCGGGGTCGTCATGGTCGTGGTGGTCTCGGCCTTCATGACGCTCGCCCTGGTCCTCGCGGTCCCCCAGTATCTGGTGCATACCCCGGAGCCGACCGGCATCTACGATCCCCGGAATATCCTCGCGATACCCGGAGTCAACCAGGCGATACCGATCACCGCGGCCGTCATCATCGGCCTTCTGCTCACCATCGTCATCCACGAGTTCGGCCACGCGATCCTCGCCCGGGTCGAGGATATGCGGGTGCGGAGCATGGGCCTGCTCATCGCCGTCGTCCCGATAGGGGCGTTCGTCGAGCCCGACGAAGCAGACGTCGAAGCGGCGAAAGGAATGCCCAAGATTCGGATGTTCGGCGCCGGGATCACGAACAACATCGTCATGGGCCTCGCCTGCTTTGCGGCGATGTTCCTCCTTTTGGGGATGGCGACGCCTCTCTCCGTCCCGCTCGTCCAGGGGGTCTACCAGGACTTCCCTGCGGCAGAGGCGGGGCTCCCCGGCTACTCGGTCATCACGGGCATCAACGGCATCCCGGTGGCGAGCCAGGAGGAGGTATCGGCGATCATGGACGGGACACGGCCGGGAGATACGGTCACGGTGACGGCCGAAAAAGACGGGGTCGAGAGCACCTACACGCTCACCCTTGCCGGGTGGCCGGAGGTGCTCGGCGGCGACCGGGACTCCGGGTTCATGGGGGTCTATTACTACAACGCGCCCGCGGTGAAGGAGCATATCGGAAACATCGCGGACCTCGGTCTCCTCGCGCCGCTCTACCTTACGATAGCCCCGATCGACGCCTTCATCCAGGGCAACACCCAGCAGCTTGCGATCCTGCTCACCGACACCCCCGAGCAGATAGCCTGGGAGGAGCCGTTCCCCTTCTTCTGGGGCACGGTCCACCTCTTCTTCTGGACCGGGTGGTTCAACCTGCTGGTCGGGATGTTCAACGCCATCCCGATCGTCCCGCTCGACGGCGGCTACATGATGAAGGAAGGGGTGGAGCGGTTCTTCGAGCGGCGGGGCTGGTCCCGGTACGCGCATCGGGTCGTCGCCTCAATCAGCGGGTTCATCACGGTGATGCTGATCCTCCTCATCACGATGCCGATGATCGTCGCGGCGGTGCGGTTTTTCCTGACGATGGGGTAG
- a CDS encoding cobalt-precorrin-5B (C(1))-methyltransferase has product MRDPVTDFEYPDAWVAACRSPDLLPDVERGLAVLTASGSVLRRGFTTGTTAAAACKGAVLSLAFDTIEEVGVTLPCGIAVRLPVDAYRGRASCWKDAGDYPSDVTAGLEFVATAVPSLSGGVQFVPGEGIGSFGRNTRRHLQGTPAISAPALDCIRRSINEAVDEADLHGTTVILTIPRGAEVAQKTLNPKIGILGGLSILGTTGFVEPWDDHMVEGVLDRITRASGGIVLTTGRLGLRYSRLLFPEHEAILVGSKLTEALRVTDGDAVICGLPGLILKFMNPDVLEGTGCVTVEELSATPLWEAVARRELRAFQVRYPHVRVVIVDRDGRVIGESP; this is encoded by the coding sequence ATGCGGGACCCGGTTACTGACTTCGAGTACCCCGACGCGTGGGTGGCGGCCTGCCGCTCCCCCGACCTCCTCCCCGACGTCGAGCGGGGTCTCGCGGTCCTGACGGCGTCGGGATCGGTGCTTCGCCGGGGGTTCACGACCGGGACGACAGCGGCTGCGGCCTGCAAGGGGGCGGTCCTCTCGCTCGCCTTCGATACCATAGAGGAGGTGGGAGTCACCCTTCCCTGCGGGATTGCGGTCAGGCTCCCGGTAGACGCCTACCGGGGGCGGGCGTCGTGCTGGAAGGACGCCGGGGACTACCCCTCTGACGTGACCGCGGGGCTCGAATTCGTCGCGACCGCGGTCCCTTCCCTCTCAGGTGGGGTCCAGTTCGTCCCCGGGGAGGGTATCGGGAGTTTCGGCCGCAACACCCGTCGCCACCTGCAGGGGACGCCGGCGATCAGCGCCCCGGCGCTCGACTGCATCCGGCGCTCGATCAACGAGGCGGTGGACGAGGCGGACCTCCACGGGACGACGGTCATCCTCACGATTCCCCGGGGGGCTGAGGTGGCCCAGAAGACGCTGAACCCGAAGATAGGGATCCTCGGCGGGCTCTCAATCCTCGGGACGACCGGGTTCGTGGAGCCCTGGGACGATCACATGGTGGAGGGGGTGCTCGACCGTATCACCCGGGCTTCCGGGGGGATCGTGCTGACGACCGGGCGGCTCGGCCTGCGCTACTCGCGTCTCCTCTTCCCGGAGCACGAGGCGATCCTCGTCGGGAGCAAACTCACGGAGGCGCTCCGGGTGACCGACGGCGACGCGGTGATCTGCGGGCTCCCCGGCCTGATCCTGAAGTTCATGAACCCGGACGTCCTCGAGGGGACCGGGTGCGTGACGGTGGAGGAACTCTCGGCGACCCCGCTGTGGGAGGCAGTGGCCCGCCGGGAGCTTCGCGCGTTCCAGGTCCGCTACCCCCACGTCCGGGTCGTGATCGTCGATCGTGACGGCCGGGTCATCGGAGAGTCACCGTGA
- a CDS encoding 4Fe-4S binding protein, with protein sequence MLRINRDKCGYCGTCVAVCPEDALELIDAYLSLERECIACGICARACPLGALEVVHEE encoded by the coding sequence ATGCTCAGGATAAACCGAGATAAGTGTGGATACTGCGGCACCTGCGTCGCAGTCTGTCCCGAGGATGCGCTCGAGCTGATCGACGCCTACCTCAGCCTTGAGCGGGAGTGCATCGCCTGCGGGATCTGCGCGCGGGCGTGCCCGCTCGGAGCACTGGAGGTCGTCCATGAAGAGTAA
- the cobJ gene encoding precorrin-3B C(17)-methyltransferase, which yields MGVLPLQSHDNEGRLYIVGTGPGDLLQMTPRALKALGEADCVIGNGFYLDLVEPMLAGKEVIRSSMGREVDRAAKALVLAEDRVVAMVSGGDAGVYGMASIVLEVAERSGSTVEVEVIPGITAAVSAAARLGSPLSGDYVTMSLSDLLTPWEEIERRLDLAFRMRVPVVLYNPRSRGRPHNLDAAVGIARRHLPDATPVGVVRNAYREGEERLITTLGEFNDHFAFVDMHSIVFIGGEETRIWRSETDGRGIITPRGYHRKYVY from the coding sequence ATGGGAGTGTTACCGTTGCAATCGCACGATAATGAAGGAAGACTGTATATCGTCGGCACCGGTCCCGGCGACCTGCTGCAGATGACGCCCCGGGCGTTAAAAGCCCTCGGCGAGGCCGACTGCGTTATCGGCAACGGATTCTATCTCGATCTGGTCGAGCCGATGCTCGCCGGAAAGGAGGTCATCCGGAGCAGCATGGGCCGGGAGGTCGACCGGGCGGCAAAAGCGCTCGTCCTTGCCGAAGACCGGGTCGTCGCGATGGTGAGCGGCGGCGATGCCGGGGTCTACGGGATGGCGAGCATCGTCCTCGAGGTGGCCGAACGGTCGGGCTCGACGGTCGAGGTCGAGGTCATCCCCGGCATCACGGCCGCGGTCTCGGCGGCGGCACGGCTCGGCTCGCCGCTCTCGGGCGACTACGTCACGATGAGCCTCTCGGACCTCCTGACGCCCTGGGAGGAGATCGAGCGGAGGCTCGACCTTGCGTTTCGGATGCGGGTGCCGGTCGTTCTCTACAACCCCCGGTCCCGGGGGAGGCCGCACAACCTTGATGCGGCGGTCGGGATCGCCCGCCGCCACCTCCCGGACGCGACCCCGGTCGGGGTGGTCAGGAACGCCTACCGGGAGGGGGAGGAACGGCTGATCACGACGCTTGGGGAGTTTAACGACCACTTCGCCTTCGTGGACATGCACTCGATCGTTTTTATCGGCGGAGAAGAGACGAGGATCTGGAGGAGTGAGACTGATGGGAGAGGAATCATCACGCCCCGGGGATACCACCGGAAATACGTATACTGA
- a CDS encoding cobalt-precorrin-4/precorrin-4 C(11)-methyltransferase encodes MHKFYIVGAGPGAPDLITVRGMDLLRRADVLIYAGSLVNPALVEESGAGVRLDSWGMALPEIVGAIEEHVRAGRLVVRLHSGDPALYGAIVEQMSELSRRGIEAEIVPGVSSLFAAAAALGTQFTLRDVSESLIVTRPAGATLESDLIPEFSRLGQTMVVFLGTERMEEILARVECPPDTPAAVVYHASWPDQKVVLGTVADIAAKARAAGIERTALIVIGKVVEPATSGFGRSVLYS; translated from the coding sequence GTGCATAAGTTCTACATCGTGGGCGCGGGACCGGGGGCGCCCGATCTCATCACCGTCCGGGGGATGGATCTCCTCCGGCGGGCGGACGTCCTCATCTACGCGGGGTCGCTCGTGAACCCGGCGCTCGTGGAGGAGTCGGGCGCTGGTGTGAGACTCGACAGCTGGGGGATGGCGCTTCCGGAGATCGTCGGTGCGATCGAAGAGCACGTCCGGGCGGGGAGACTCGTCGTCCGGCTCCATTCAGGTGACCCGGCTCTCTACGGCGCGATCGTCGAGCAGATGTCGGAACTCTCCCGGCGCGGGATCGAGGCCGAGATCGTCCCCGGGGTCTCGTCGCTCTTTGCGGCCGCGGCGGCCCTCGGGACCCAGTTCACGCTCCGCGACGTCTCCGAGAGCCTGATCGTCACCCGCCCGGCGGGGGCGACGCTTGAATCGGACCTGATTCCCGAGTTCTCGCGGCTCGGGCAGACGATGGTGGTCTTCCTCGGGACCGAGCGGATGGAGGAGATCCTCGCCCGGGTGGAGTGCCCGCCCGATACCCCGGCGGCGGTCGTCTACCATGCCTCCTGGCCCGACCAGAAGGTCGTCTTAGGGACGGTGGCCGATATCGCGGCAAAGGCCCGGGCTGCCGGGATCGAGCGGACGGCGCTGATCGTCATCGGGAAGGTGGTGGAACCGGCAACCTCAGGGTTCGGGAGGTCGGTCCTCTACTCATGA
- the cbiG gene encoding cobalt-precorrin 5A hydrolase: MTGTVVIALERFLPDARRIAGSLGADVLPYGPDAFRAAFAGYTRIVALMSAGIAVRGIAPLLADKWRDPAVVVVGPDLRYAVPVVGGHHGGNDLARELAVLGIEPVITTATETRGRESVEGIAARSGCDIVNRDSTRAVNAAMLDADVPLYAVTGPGIVVAGPGVSLLVRKGEYVVGVGCRKDVGAAEVGEAVRQALRKAGISPDAVLVYATTTKKRGEAGLLEAVLDLGGNLVFLDDETLNAQEAPSPSRASLIGLAGVAEPAALAISKRKVLVLAKQTYGSVTVAIAR; the protein is encoded by the coding sequence ATGACCGGGACAGTCGTGATCGCGCTCGAGCGGTTCCTCCCCGACGCCCGCCGGATAGCGGGCTCGCTCGGCGCCGATGTCCTTCCCTACGGCCCGGATGCCTTCAGGGCGGCGTTTGCCGGCTACACCCGGATCGTCGCCCTGATGTCGGCCGGGATCGCCGTCCGGGGGATTGCCCCCCTCCTCGCCGACAAGTGGCGGGACCCGGCGGTGGTGGTGGTCGGGCCGGACCTCCGCTACGCCGTCCCGGTCGTCGGCGGGCACCACGGCGGAAACGACCTTGCCCGGGAACTCGCCGTCCTCGGGATCGAGCCGGTGATCACGACCGCGACCGAGACCAGAGGGAGGGAATCGGTCGAGGGCATCGCCGCCCGGTCGGGGTGCGATATCGTGAACCGCGATTCAACCCGGGCGGTGAACGCCGCGATGCTGGACGCCGACGTGCCCCTCTACGCCGTCACCGGACCCGGGATCGTCGTCGCGGGTCCGGGGGTCTCCCTCCTCGTCCGGAAAGGGGAGTACGTCGTCGGCGTCGGGTGCCGGAAGGACGTCGGGGCGGCCGAGGTGGGAGAAGCCGTCCGGCAGGCACTCCGGAAGGCCGGGATCTCCCCCGACGCGGTCCTCGTCTACGCGACGACCACGAAGAAACGCGGGGAGGCGGGGCTTCTCGAGGCCGTTCTGGATCTCGGCGGCAACCTTGTCTTCTTAGACGACGAAACACTGAACGCACAGGAGGCCCCATCCCCCTCGCGGGCCTCCCTGATCGGGCTTGCCGGGGTCGCGGAACCCGCGGCTCTCGCGATCTCGAAGCGCAAAGTTCTGGTTCTTGCCAAGCAGACCTATGGGAGTGTTACCGTTGCAATCGCACGATAA
- a CDS encoding cobalt-factor II C(20)-methyltransferase: MLVGVGLGPGDPELLTLRAVRLLSEAATVFVPGNLAYDLVRSYRPDAVVLNFPMTSDEAYIRTCLEENADRIAPHAKDGLAVFGIIGDPNFYSTFSRLCEVIAGRYPEVSFATEPGISSITAFASVANVPVAGGFFVSDGNGPESRIFMKVRRPAALAASLSEEGYSEFVLVERMFMPEQRVYRGDDLPEKSDYFSILFARRSRA; the protein is encoded by the coding sequence ATGCTCGTAGGCGTGGGGCTCGGGCCCGGCGACCCGGAACTCCTGACCCTGCGGGCGGTCAGGCTTCTCTCCGAAGCGGCGACGGTCTTCGTCCCCGGAAACCTCGCCTACGACCTGGTGCGGTCTTACCGCCCGGATGCCGTCGTCCTCAACTTCCCGATGACGAGCGACGAGGCCTACATCCGAACGTGCCTCGAAGAGAACGCCGACCGGATCGCGCCGCATGCGAAAGACGGCCTTGCAGTCTTCGGGATCATCGGGGATCCGAATTTCTACTCGACCTTCTCGCGGCTCTGCGAGGTGATTGCCGGCCGCTACCCGGAGGTCTCGTTTGCGACCGAGCCCGGGATCAGCTCCATCACCGCGTTCGCCTCGGTGGCGAACGTCCCGGTGGCCGGGGGGTTCTTCGTCTCGGACGGGAACGGGCCTGAGTCGCGGATCTTCATGAAGGTCCGGCGGCCGGCGGCGCTCGCGGCCTCCCTCTCGGAGGAGGGCTACTCGGAGTTCGTCCTCGTGGAGCGGATGTTCATGCCGGAGCAGCGGGTCTACCGGGGGGACGACCTCCCCGAGAAGAGCGACTACTTCTCGATCCTCTTTGCGAGGCGGTCCCGTGCATAA
- a CDS encoding NAD(P)/FAD-dependent oxidoreductase, producing the protein MKSNYDILVIGGGPAGALAAKTAAEAGNSVCIIEKRPAIGTPVRCAEGIGKELLKEYIKPDPRWISAEIERARLIAPNGTSVSLEQDRAGNEVGYVLDRKVFDRELVWQAAEAGADVVVKTRAIAPIMENGAVRGAKVLSAGMPADIRAEVVLAADGTEAQFARWAGLDTTVPLREMMSCAQYLMTDIDIDAGSTDFYLGNEIAPEGYLWVFPKGDRTANVGIGITGRKSRDGSRAKDYLDRFVAKNFPDGKTIEAIAGGVPVCRPLACTVADGLMVIGDAARVVDPITGGGIGNAMYTGRLAAQVASRCIERGNCSKEALMPYDTEWRASRMGTILERNYKVKEYFITLDDAKLNTLADSIASISLKEFSVSALIKELIKRNPKMLLELKALRDTLV; encoded by the coding sequence ATGAAGAGTAACTACGATATTCTCGTCATCGGGGGCGGCCCCGCCGGTGCTCTTGCCGCGAAGACGGCGGCAGAAGCCGGCAACTCGGTCTGCATCATCGAGAAGCGTCCCGCCATCGGCACGCCGGTCCGATGTGCGGAGGGGATCGGCAAAGAACTCTTAAAGGAATACATCAAGCCCGACCCCCGCTGGATCTCCGCGGAGATCGAGCGTGCCCGGCTCATCGCCCCGAACGGCACCTCCGTCAGCCTCGAACAGGACAGGGCGGGAAACGAGGTCGGCTACGTCCTCGACCGGAAGGTCTTTGACCGGGAACTCGTCTGGCAGGCGGCCGAGGCCGGGGCGGACGTGGTCGTCAAGACCCGGGCGATCGCGCCGATCATGGAGAACGGGGCGGTCCGGGGCGCGAAGGTGCTTTCGGCCGGCATGCCGGCCGATATCCGGGCCGAAGTGGTCCTCGCCGCCGACGGCACGGAGGCGCAGTTCGCCCGCTGGGCCGGGCTCGACACCACCGTCCCCCTCCGGGAGATGATGAGCTGCGCACAATACCTGATGACCGACATCGATATCGACGCGGGCTCGACGGACTTTTACCTGGGCAACGAGATCGCACCCGAAGGCTATCTCTGGGTCTTCCCGAAGGGCGATCGGACGGCAAACGTCGGGATCGGCATCACGGGAAGGAAGAGCCGTGACGGGTCCCGGGCAAAGGACTACCTGGACCGGTTCGTCGCGAAGAACTTCCCGGACGGGAAGACTATCGAGGCGATCGCGGGCGGCGTTCCGGTCTGCCGGCCGCTCGCCTGCACGGTCGCCGACGGCCTTATGGTCATCGGCGATGCGGCAAGAGTCGTCGATCCCATAACCGGTGGCGGGATCGGGAACGCCATGTATACCGGAAGGCTCGCCGCCCAGGTGGCCTCGAGGTGCATCGAGAGAGGCAACTGCTCGAAAGAGGCGCTGATGCCCTACGACACCGAATGGCGCGCATCCCGGATGGGCACGATCCTCGAGCGGAACTACAAGGTCAAAGAATACTTCATCACCCTCGACGATGCAAAACTCAACACCCTCGCAGACTCGATCGCCAGTATCAGCCTCAAGGAGTTCTCGGTCTCGGCTCTCATCAAGGAACTGATCAAGCGGAACCCGAAGATGCTCCTCGAACTGAAAGCCCTCAGAGATACTCTAGTCTGA
- the rnhB gene encoding ribonuclease HII: MICGVDEAGKGSVLGPMVVAAVGCRATEDLAPLPIRDSKVLRPKQREALYEILFRDFSIAIITIDAAGIDDARSRMTMNACVAELHAEALTGLRPESAYVDACDVNAERYGRTVAAHLDFPCEIVAEHRADARHKIVGAASVVAKVTRDRAIRELEQQYGKIGSGYPSDAVTIEFLRGYIREYGVPPPCARRSWKTVTNLYQTTMRDFS; the protein is encoded by the coding sequence GTGATCTGCGGGGTGGATGAAGCGGGGAAAGGCTCGGTCCTCGGCCCGATGGTAGTCGCCGCCGTCGGGTGCCGGGCGACCGAGGACCTTGCGCCCCTCCCCATCCGGGACTCGAAGGTCCTCCGGCCGAAACAGCGCGAGGCACTCTACGAGATCCTCTTCCGCGACTTCTCGATCGCCATCATCACGATCGACGCCGCCGGGATCGACGATGCACGGAGCAGGATGACCATGAACGCGTGCGTGGCCGAGCTCCATGCCGAGGCGCTCACGGGGCTCCGGCCGGAGTCTGCCTACGTGGACGCCTGTGACGTGAATGCGGAGCGTTACGGCCGGACGGTCGCGGCCCACCTCGACTTCCCCTGCGAGATCGTCGCCGAGCACCGGGCGGACGCCCGGCACAAGATCGTTGGTGCGGCGAGCGTCGTCGCGAAGGTCACCCGGGACCGGGCGATCCGGGAACTCGAGCAGCAGTACGGGAAGATCGGGAGCGGTTACCCCTCGGACGCGGTGACGATCGAGTTCCTCCGGGGCTACATCCGGGAATACGGGGTCCCGCCGCCCTGCGCCCGCCGGAGCTGGAAGACGGTGACGAACCTTTACCAGACGACGATGCGGGATTTCTCATAA